The DNA window GATTTTCCAGATGTACCCTTACCTTACTTACGAGCTTCTGTGCGGTGCCTTTGTCAAGGTCGAAGCCGTGGGCACGGAAGTATTCGACAGCATTTTCAAGTGGCATGCAGTGGAGATAGCGTAGCTCGGCGAGTCCGGCTATGAAGGAAGATGTATACTGCGAGTTAAGCAGCGGTGTGGCGGGTGCGGAACCTTTGTATATTTTCTCGTCCTGCACGTATTTTCTGACCTTGTAGATAATTTTTTTGAAGCGCATCGGCTCCATGACGTAGCGCACGACATCGCACTCGCCGATAAACGTCGCCGCCTCGGGATTGAAGTCCGGACTGTCAGGCTCCACTATAATGGTCTCCACCTCACACTCCGGATGCGTCTTCCTTTTGGCGCCGTTGTTGGTACGTTTCTTCTCTGGCTTCTGCTGTCGAGTTTCGGATGTGGCAGGAGTCGTCACCGGTTTCTTCTGACGCTCCGACGGCGAGCCCTGCAGACGCTGCACTGCCTGACGCGCGGCTTTCTCTTTGCTCAGTTCCGCACTTTTGCCTTTCATAGCCTCCTCCATTGAGGCCATTTGCTTGCGCAGTTCATCTACAGTCGCCACAAGCTTCTCGTTGGTCGACTGCAGCTTTTCATTGGATAAAGTAAGCGAGCTGACAGAGGCCAACGCCTCGTCGAGCCGCCCTTGAAGGAACTCGATCTGACGTTGCAGAAACTCTATCAACTCGTTCTTTTTCATGGTGTAAAGTTACAAAAAATATCTGACATTTGCAACTTTCCACGCCATTTATTTATTTGATTAACAAATTATTAAGCCTTATTTTACGGCCATTCTGAAGCGATTTTCGACCATCACCTTCACAGGCGTGAGGCCCCTCATCAGCATATAGAAATCGTCCCATTGGAGCCTGCGCACGCCGTCATCGCCCTTTTTGAGCACCTCCCGGAAACGGCCTCGCGACAGTCTTTTTGTGTACATCAAAAATCCGTCGCCATCCCATTTCAACGCCTTCATGGTCTTGCGGTCCTTTGAGAAAAACACATACACATCGCCCGATGCCGGAGAATGCCCCTTCCACGACCACACCATCTGGGCCAGACCCCGGATGCCGTAGCGCATCGATACCGGCTGCCGGCATACCCAGAGCCGCATATCCGCCTCAAGACTCCACATCACTCCTGCGTGTCATGACATCCACCAGAAGCGCCAGCCCCTCCGCGCTTATCTCTCCCAGACTCACGCCTCGGCCCAACCGAGTTCGATGTGCACGTCACGCACGACACTGGTGGCACCGACATCCCGGCTCTCATCCGCAACCTGAATACCGGGAACCTTAACCTCCCGGAATAACGGCCCGCCACCTTCCCGCGACGAATCCGGTCTCTCCGGCAGACTGCGTTGATAATCGCTTATGCTGATTTTGCGGCGCCGAAGCCACTCATAAAGCCGCTGGACGTTGACGCCGGTACCGGCACAGAAACGGTTCAATGCGATATAGCCGTCTGTCTCGCATTGATTCTTGTAACGCGTCCATGTCTCTGAATAGACATCGGACAAAGACTTGTTATAACCCATGATTCTTTTTGTCGACAAAGATACAACTCTCTTTCGGAGTTCGTCAATATGCTATCGCGGATGGTTGTACTTAACTACAGCCATATTGAGGACCTTGCCGAGATTTCTGAGATACTTGACTGTGGTGTTATTGTTGTTATGCCTTACGGTCATCAGATAGTGCTGATACTTTTTCAGCATATCAACATCTACCTCATTGACAGGAATATCCTTGGCTTTGTACTTGAACATAAGAAACTCTTGAAAAAGTTTCATTGATGTTTCATGCCTCTTGTATGTTCCGAGGGCAACAGATATTCCAACAAGCTCTTTCTGCTCCTGATTATGTTCGGCGTATAGAGCCAAAATCCCAATCTTAGGCACATTGAGGTTCTTGTATCTGTTCAAAATCTCTTTTGCGCTTACCTGCTTACCCTCCCTTTGGATCTGGAGTGTCAAATCATGAAGGGTATAGTCCAGTTGGTCAAGAAAGGCATTGACTTGCTTTGTTTTAAGAGTGTTTCCTTTTGCTCTGCCTTTAGTTGCCACCCATTGGGAGGGCAGAACACTCTTACCCGTTGCAACTTCGGCTGAGAGTTTGCCGAATGTTACTCTTACAAAGATGGATGCTGTGCCATCTTTGAGAAGCTTTTTCCTTTTGATGAAAAATAAAATTGTTTCCATTTTACACTATGATTTTATTGTTAAATTCAATAGTGCAAAGTTCTTGACAATTAGTGGATTGTCAAAGTGCAAAGAAGTGAATATCAATGAAATATGATGAAGCCTGTTGGACTTGGAGCATTGGATTTTTCAAGTCCAACGGAATGTCCAACGGACATCTTTCCTCTGTATTCATTTTTGTTCATCTTATTACACATAAGAAAATCCTGCAATTCAATGAGTTGCAGGATTCTTCATTGTCTTTCATCAGACTTTTGTGGAGCTGGAGGGACTTGAACCCTCGTCCAAACGTGGAACTAATGAGCTTTCTACATGCTTAGTTTCTACTTGGTTTTCGAGTGGAGACAGGCAAGAAACCACCAATCTCTACCTTATCCTCTAAGTGTCTCGGCGAGTCGCGAGGCTTTCGTCGCCATATTTCCGATTTAACTGCACCACCGGGTCGATCCGTCTCGGAAAAAGGACAATCGGGTGATGTCTCGTTTCCGCAACTGTTGCGGAAATAAAGTTAATCTACTGTACTTCGATTAAGCAGCGAGAGCGTAGTTGTTTTCGCCATTTGAAATTTTGATGTCCCTGATTTAAGAGCGTAGCCATCATTGCTCTGCATGCTTACTCACCACCTCTACACGCTGTCAATACCGGTCAGCCCCGTAAAATAGGTTGGTACGTAATATTTTGTAAAATTACTGATTGTAATCATATTCTCAAAATATCAGCCGATAGAATTAACTATAATTAACTTATTAAAATGCGGATTGGCTTTAAAGTCCGTTTCGTGAAAGCCAGTTGAAGATGTAGCGGTAGAGAGGTTCTCTCACTTCGGGGGATGAAAGCACGAGATCGTGGAGGCCACCCTCGACGCGCACGCATATGACGTCTGGCCCGAGTTGCATGCCATATTTTTTGATGTCATTTACATCAAGCACTCCATCCGCACGGTTATGTTCAGGAGTCCATTCCTCACCGTTTACGCTTCTTGACGAGTAGAGCAGGAGAATAGGGATACGGATGTCGGCTTTGCCGTTGCGAAGTCCTTTCTGGGCTTGGGTGATTGCCCGGACCCATCCTGCGGTTACGGGAGGCGATTGGGTGAATTTCCAGTCAGTGCGGTAGTTCCATTCTCCATGATAATCTTTGAGAAGACTTTCGGCATAGGCTGTCGATATTCCCTGACTGATTTTAAAATTGGGGAACAGTTTTCCGAGCATACATACGGCAGGTATGATTCTCTCCTTCCAGCCGAGATTCCAGTCAAGGAAAGGGCTGTTTAGGATAAGGGCTTTAATCTCCTTCGGATGACATCGGCTTTCAAAATAAGCTGAGGTCAGTCCTCCGGTCGAATGACCCATAAGTATTATTTCGGAAAGGCCACTCCGGCTCATGGCGACGAGGGCTGAATCTATGTCGGGAAAATAGTCGCTGAGGCTGCGTACATCGAAATTGCGTTCGCCGGTGGTGATCGAGCGGCCGTAGCGCCTGAGATCGACGGCATAAAAGTCATAACCATGCTCAACGAAACGGTCGCCCATTTCTGCCTGAAAGAAATAATCGTTAAACCCGTGGACGTAGAGGACTCCTCGGTGAGTGCGGGTACTGTCAATCGATACGTCCGGACAGAGTTTGCGGATGATTGTGGAGACGACCTCGCCTGTATAGTCGGCCGGATGGCTGACATGGCGTATTTCATAGCCGTCGCCGAGGATGTCAGGTTTCCAGCCTTCGGATGATTGTGTGAATGCCTGCAGAGCTATGCTTATCAGTATAGCGCTCAGGATTATGCGCAGAGAGTGTAGTTTCATAGACATTCTGAGGTAGGGAGATGTGGCTGTTAAATGTCCGGCCCGGTGCATCCGATAAGAGCACCGGGCCGGTAAATGATATTGTTCAGGTCTGGTGGGATTCCACGGGGCAGACTGAATCAATTTGAATTAATCAGTTCGACGATTCGAGTTCGGGAGCGATCAGCTTATAGCCCTTGCCGTGGATATTGATGATTTCGATAGACGGGTCATCTTTGAGGTGCTTGCGGAGCTTGGTGATGTAGACGTCCATTGAACGGGCATTGAAATAATTGTCGTCAATCCAGATTGTCTTCAGTGCGAAATTACGTTCGAGGATTTCGTTGACATGTGCGCACAGGAGGCTCAGGAGTTCGGATTCCTTTGTGGTAAGTTTTGTTACCTTGTCATCGATGAGAAGCACCTGTTTCTGGGTATCGAAAGTGAATTTACCAATCTTATACATGGTAATTTCTTTGCCTTTCTTGCCTTTGACACGGCGAAGGATGGCTTCGATACGGAACACAAGTTCCTCCATCGAGAACGGTTTGGTGATATAGTCGTCCGCACCGATCTTGAATCCTTCGAGGATGTCTTCCTTGATTGACTTTGCAGTGAGGAAGATGATGGGTACTTCAGAGTTTACGGTCCTTATTTCCTGAGCGAGTGCGAAACCGTCCTTTTTGGGCATCATCACGTCGAGGACGCAGAGGTCATATTTCCCCTTGAGGAATGCTTTGTAGCCGCTTTCCCCGTCTGCGAACAGATCGGCGTTGAACCCTTTGGCCTGAAGATATTCTCTAAGGAGCATGCCGAGGTTCTCGTCGTCCTCGCAAAGTAGTATGCGCAAACGTTCTTCCATAGTTCTTTAGTTTTTAGTTATTGGTAATGTTATTATAAATTTTGTTCCTACATTGAGTTCGCTTTCCACGTTGATTTCTCCGCCAAGTTCTCCGACCATTTTCTTGACGTAAGCAAGTCCGAGTCCGAAGCCTTTTACATCGTGGCGGTTGCCGGTGGATACGCGATAGAATTTCTCGAATATTTTTTTCAGGTCCTCGCGCTTCATGCCAATGCCATTGTCACTGATGGTGATGGCTATGCGTTCATTGTTATGTGTGTTTATGTCGCGCGTGCTGACCGTCAGCTTGAGGGGCACATCTTCACGCCGATATTTGACCGCATTGTCGAGAAGATTGAAAATCACATTTGTGAAGTGCATCTCGTCGACATTGACTGTCGATTCCTCCGCGTCAAGTACAGCGTCTATTTTTCCGCCATATTTCTCTACCTTGAGTTTGAATGTCGATGTGATATTCGCAATTAGCACGTTTGCATCGACATGTTGCAGACGCAGTGTCGCTTTCTGGCGTTCGAACATTGACATCTGGAGCACTTTTTCCACTTGAAAACGCAGACGTTTCGTCTCGTCGTTGATCACGGTGGATATGTGTGACAGCATGGCCGGCGATTTCAGCACAGCGCCGTCGTTAAGCATCTGTGCTGCCAGTGATATGGTTGAGATCGGAGTCTTGAACTCATGGGTCATGTTGTTGATGAAGTCGTTTTTCATCTCGGTGAGCTTCTTCTGCCTGAAAGCGAGGATAATCGTGCAGAGGAATGTCACAAGCAGAATGAACGTGAAGATAAACGACGGAATCATGAATCGTATCGACCCGAAAATATAGTCGCTCTTGGTCGGAAAATAGACCTTGAGGTAATACATCTTGTTTTTCGGATCATTTGGGAAGAGGGTCTGTATGAACATGGAGTTTTCATCGCTCAGGGTCGGATGATAGCCTCCCGAACGATAGACTATGCCTCCTACACGGTTGACCACCGCGAATTCAAATGGAAGAGTCAGTCCGTTGTTGTCGAGTTCTGAACGCAGATAGCTGTTTACTTCAGCCGAGTCGGCGCGTTCGCTTATCGGACGGTTGCTTGACTGTGTGATGATGTTGAAGATTACTTCGTCGAGCAGTCCCTTCTGATAGAGGTATTTTCCTCGCATGATCTCACGCATCGAACTGTTGCCTTTGGGTTTGTCGTTGCTTCCTTTAAGCGTGAGGTCATAGTTAGTCCCGTCATAAGTAGTGAAGTTATAGTTCATATCGACAGTCCCGTCGGCGTTTGTACGCGGATAGAACTGAGTCTCCATCGAAGCCATGTCTTCTTCAAGAAAATGTTTGGTCTCGTCTTGTTCAAGGCGGGTGCTGACAGCATAGAGGGAGCGTTTCACGCCCTCGGCAAACTGGTCGTCACGCATTTTCTTCATATTGTTCATATACATTATCTGTATATAGAGCAATCCGATGAAAGTAAGCGCCATTATGATGGTCAGAAACCAGATAGTTGACTTTTTCATTCTCTCTTTAATATATAGATGTGTTGTCCTGCTGAAAAAGGACTTTCACGTGGAGATTTGTGTGGATATTTAATATGTTAACAATTGCAATGTATAATTGTTGTGAATTTTTTCAAACAAGTTTCAACTGCATTAACATTTTGCGTCAAAATTAACATAAAAATGTGAATAAAACAACGGAGTTTTCTATATTCTATACATTATTATAGCTAAATACGCGCTTTTAACTATTTATAATACTTCAAGTTGCGATAAAATTAAGTGAAAAGGTAAATCTCGTGAAAATCGAACTGTTTTTGATAGGTCTTTGTTATTTTATATGATGAACGAAAGGCGACATGTCATGGCCTTGTAATTAATATCGTGTCGGACTTTTGATTCAGATACCAAGTCATGAAACATTTATTCTACTAAAAAACAAATACCGAATTATGCAGACAATCATTAATCAAGAAATTCCCCAGTTTTCAGTCGAAGCTTTTGTCGACGGAAATTTTAAAAAAGTGACCGATGCCGATCTCAAGGGCAAATGGTCCATTCTCTTCTTCTATCCGGCAGACTTCACATTTGTGTGTCCTACGGAATTGGTCGATATGGCCGACAATTATGATAAATTCAAGGAACTCGGTGCGGAGGTCTATAGCGTAAGCACCGACAGCCAGTTTACACATAAGGCATGGCATGATGCCAGCGATTCAATCAAAAAGGTAAAATTCCCGATGCTTGCCGATAAGACAGGTGTCCTTTCCGAATATTTCGGTGTGCTCAACTCGGATGACTTCATGTCTTACCGTGGCACGTTTGTCATCAATCCCGAAGGTAAGATCAAGATAGCCGAAATTCAGGATAATGGTATCGGCCGTAATGCCGAGGAGCTTCTCCGTAAGCTTGAAGCCGCGCAGTTCGTTGCCCAGCATGGCGATCAGGTCTGTCCGGCTCGTTGGAAACCGGGCAAGGAGACTCTTAAACCCGGCATTGATCTCGTTGGCAAAATCTGATACGAACAATGTCCGGCAAGGTGGTTTGCCGGATTTTGAAACTTATTAAACCCAGCCTTGGCAATAACACCGTCAAGCGCTAAAACAAGGAGAGGCTGTTTTTCCATTATTAAAGGGGAAACAGCCTCTTTTCATTATGACAGACTCCGATACATCTGCCCCGATAATTGAAGATTGAGTCGGTCTTGGAGTCCTGTTATCGCTTGGAATTTTTCCTATATGGATGTGATGCCTGCTGTGGGAAAAGTCGTTTTAGCAGGTCGGGGCGATGGAGTCGCTGTAGCGATCGCATTATATCGGGACGGTATGCACGGTCATACCAGAAGAAATATTTTCTCTGTGCGAGTTTCTCCTCCGGAGATGTGGCGGTGAAGATTTTCTCGCCGGTATAAGGATGGTAGCCTGTATAATATATTTCTGTTGACAGGGTCATTGGCGTAGGCGTGAAATCCTGCACCTGCTCTAAATGGAGATTAAGTTCTTTTGTCTCTGCTGCGAGCTGGGCCATGTCAATTTCGTGACATGCAGGATGCGAGGAGATGAAGTAGGGTATGAGCTGTTGTTTGAGGCCGTGATGCGAATTGACTCGTTCAAAAATCGGTTGAATTCGTGATAGAGCTGGAAGGAGGGTTTACGCATGATGTTGAGCACTGTCTCGGATGTATGTTCCGGTGCGACTTTGAGCCGGCCGGATACATGAGATGTGATCAGCTCCTCGTTATATTGTCTATTGGCGGCATCAATCACCGGGTCACCGGTGTGGTGCATCGACAGGTCATAGCGGACACCGCTGCCGACAAACGATTTCTTTATTCCCGGAATGGCATCGACTGCATGATATAGGTCGAGCAGCGGACGGTGGTCTGTGTTGAGGTTCGGACATACTTTAGGGTGCAGGCACGATGGCTTGAGACATTTCTCGCAGATGGATTGATTTTTACCTCCCATCCGATACATGTTTGCGCTCGGAGCGCCGATGTCGCTTATATAGCCTTTGAAATCCGGCATCTGTGTCACCTGTCTGACTTCGCGCAACACAGACTCCTTGCTTCGCGATGCGATAAATTTGCCCTGATGAGCGGAAATAGTGCAGAATGAGCAGCCTCCGAAACATCCTCTGTGTATGTTTACGGAATGCCGGATCATTTCGTAGGCAGGTATGCGCTTGTCTTTGTAGCGGGGGTGTGGCAGACGTGTATATGGAAGATCGAACGACGCGTCGATTTCTGCAGTAGTCATCGGTGGGTACATCGGATTGACTTTCACCCAGAATCCATTGTGGAGTTGCCATAGCGTCCGGCCGTGCCTTGCGTTGCTCTGCTGTTCGATATGTTTGAAATTCTCAGCCTGCAGCCGCTTGTCGTGCAGACAGTCGGTGAACGAGTGCAGGATTATATCGTCTTTCCCGGGAGAAAAATCTGTCTCCGGGATGCGGACCACCGTTTGCGGAAGGTCGGTCATTGATGACAGGGGTGTGCCTTCGTTGAGTTGCCGTGCAATTTCGAGGGTGATTTTTTCACCCATGCCATAGCTGATGATGTCGGCCTCACAGTCGGCGAGCAGTGACGGACGCAGACGGTCCTGCCAATAGTCATAGTGGCTGAGACGTCGCATCGACGCTTCGATGCCACCGGCTATTATAGGAGTGTCCGGATAGAGTTCGCGTAGTATTTTTGAGTATACGATTGTAGGATAATCAGGGCGCGCTCCGTGGCGTCCGCCGGGTGTATATGCGTCATCGCTGCGACGGCGGCGCGCGGCTGTGTAGTGGTTGACCATAGAGTCCATAGCTCCTGCCGAAACTCCGAAAAAGAGTCTTGGAGCGCCGAACTTTTTGAAATCGCGTAAATCATCCTGCCAATTGGGCTGTGGCACGATAGCTACGTTGAAGCCCGCATCCTGAAGCACACGGCCGATCACCGCTGCGCCGAATGACGGGTGATCTACGTAGGCATCTCCTGAAAAGAGAACGATATCCACGTGATCCCATCCCAAAGCCTTCATTTCCTTGACACTTGTAGGTAAAAATCTGTCGGCGGAAGGATATGGCGGCCGGTTGACAGCCGGTCTGTTAGTCTTGGATGTGTTATACATAATATATATGTTATTTATACTGCTTGGTTGGTTATCCGGATTGGATTTTCTGTTGTATGGTTGTTATCCTTCGGCCGGCATTTTTGAAAGCTGGTCTTCCATTGCGAGCACCTCGTCGCGCAGACGGGCGGCTTCGATGAAGTCCATGCGTTTGGCTGCGTCGACCATGTCCAGACGGCGCTTGGTGATGAGCTTCTGTAGCGCATCGGCTGACAGATATGGCATGACTGGGTCGGCGGCGAGGTTGACTTTTGTCCCATATTCTTCGGCGTATGGCACAGGCGCTTTCGAACGGCCTGTCTTTTTTTCTTTGCCGGATGATGCCGAAAGTGGACGTGATGGCTTAATCTTGCCGGCGGTATCGTCGTCGGTCTCAAGCCCGATGATTGAATTGCGCGCCTTTATGATGGCCTGAGGCGTGATGCCGTGTTCCTCATTGTAGGCAAGCTGGACAGCACGTCGTCGTGCGGTCTCGTCAATGGTCTGCTGCATCGAGTCTGTAATCTTGTCGGCATACATGATGACTGTGCCGTTGAGGTTACGGGCGGCTCGACCGACAGTCTGGGTCAGCGAGCGGTGGCTTCGGAGGAAACCTTCCTTGTCGGCATCGAGTA is part of the Duncaniella dubosii genome and encodes:
- the rprY gene encoding response regulator transcription factor RprY, with amino-acid sequence MEERLRILLCEDDENLGMLLREYLQAKGFNADLFADGESGYKAFLKGKYDLCVLDVMMPKKDGFALAQEIRTVNSEVPIIFLTAKSIKEDILEGFKIGADDYITKPFSMEELVFRIEAILRRVKGKKGKEITMYKIGKFTFDTQKQVLLIDDKVTKLTTKESELLSLLCAHVNEILERNFALKTIWIDDNYFNARSMDVYITKLRKHLKDDPSIEIINIHGKGYKLIAPELESSN
- a CDS encoding sensor histidine kinase, producing MKKSTIWFLTIIMALTFIGLLYIQIMYMNNMKKMRDDQFAEGVKRSLYAVSTRLEQDETKHFLEEDMASMETQFYPRTNADGTVDMNYNFTTYDGTNYDLTLKGSNDKPKGNSSMREIMRGKYLYQKGLLDEVIFNIITQSSNRPISERADSAEVNSYLRSELDNNGLTLPFEFAVVNRVGGIVYRSGGYHPTLSDENSMFIQTLFPNDPKNKMYYLKVYFPTKSDYIFGSIRFMIPSFIFTFILLVTFLCTIILAFRQKKLTEMKNDFINNMTHEFKTPISTISLAAQMLNDGAVLKSPAMLSHISTVINDETKRLRFQVEKVLQMSMFERQKATLRLQHVDANVLIANITSTFKLKVEKYGGKIDAVLDAEESTVNVDEMHFTNVIFNLLDNAVKYRREDVPLKLTVSTRDINTHNNERIAITISDNGIGMKREDLKKIFEKFYRVSTGNRHDVKGFGLGLAYVKKMVGELGGEINVESELNVGTKFIITLPITKN
- a CDS encoding phage integrase SAM-like domain and Arm DNA-binding domain-containing protein, giving the protein METILFFIKRKKLLKDGTASIFVRVTFGKLSAEVATGKSVLPSQWVATKGRAKGNTLKTKQVNAFLDQLDYTLHDLTLQIQREGKQVSAKEILNRYKNLNVPKIGILALYAEHNQEQKELVGISVALGTYKRHETSMKLFQEFLMFKYKAKDIPVNEVDVDMLKKYQHYLMTVRHNNNNTTVKYLRNLGKVLNMAVVKYNHPR
- the tnpB gene encoding IS66 family insertion sequence element accessory protein TnpB (TnpB, as the term is used for proteins encoded by IS66 family insertion elements, is considered an accessory protein, since TnpC, encoded by a neighboring gene, is a DDE family transposase.) — encoded protein: MWSLEADMRLWVCRQPVSMRYGIRGLAQMVWSWKGHSPASGDVYVFFSKDRKTMKALKWDGDGFLMYTKRLSRGRFREVLKKGDDGVRRLQWDDFYMLMRGLTPVKVMVENRFRMAVK
- the ahpC gene encoding alkyl hydroperoxide reductase subunit C, encoding MQTIINQEIPQFSVEAFVDGNFKKVTDADLKGKWSILFFYPADFTFVCPTELVDMADNYDKFKELGAEVYSVSTDSQFTHKAWHDASDSIKKVKFPMLADKTGVLSEYFGVLNSDDFMSYRGTFVINPEGKIKIAEIQDNGIGRNAEELLRKLEAAQFVAQHGDQVCPARWKPGKETLKPGIDLVGKI
- a CDS encoding alpha/beta hydrolase; amino-acid sequence: MKLHSLRIILSAILISIALQAFTQSSEGWKPDILGDGYEIRHVSHPADYTGEVVSTIIRKLCPDVSIDSTRTHRGVLYVHGFNDYFFQAEMGDRFVEHGYDFYAVDLRRYGRSITTGERNFDVRSLSDYFPDIDSALVAMSRSGLSEIILMGHSTGGLTSAYFESRCHPKEIKALILNSPFLDWNLGWKERIIPAVCMLGKLFPNFKISQGISTAYAESLLKDYHGEWNYRTDWKFTQSPPVTAGWVRAITQAQKGLRNGKADIRIPILLLYSSRSVNGEEWTPEHNRADGVLDVNDIKKYGMQLGPDVICVRVEGGLHDLVLSSPEVREPLYRYIFNWLSRNGL